The DNA segment aaattaattagttgggtcacacaacatttttatttagattttgaaATAGTGTTATGACCAACGACAGTTCTGTACCCAAAAGCAGAACACAGACACGGAGAAGCAAGTTGGATCAACGGGTTTATTACAAGATGTTTGTAGACACAGGTAGCGGAAAATGGGCTGGCAAAGGAGGAGGCAGAAGACTAACTGGGCTGGCGGTGAGTGGCTGAGTGGAGCTGCAGGCAGGCCGGTTGAGTTGTGGTCCTGGAATATAGGAGAGACTGGGGGTTCAAAACTCTAGGTAGAAAGAGCTGTGCAAAAATCACTAGGAGGCCTAAATGTTAGTACCACACTGACTGACTGAACGATCTGCGACGAGTGACTGAAGACCCAGGGTTTAAGTACTTGCAGGCTGATGAGAAGATGAGGAACAGATGAGTTGGCTGATAGAATCAGGAGAAGCCGAGTGGAGCCCCATGCCCGGAACAAACCACAATCACAAACAAACGGGGGGAtaacaaaagacaaacacaaaaaacacaaggaaagggaaaacaaggaaacacaaggaaatgggaaaaaaaatcttTGCCCAAACCATGACAAATAGACTGTGTGCATTTCATGTCTATAGCCTACTAACTCAacccataataataattatcacacTAATCTAATCCCTGGGGATTTAGCTAATTTTaggattttaatttaaatttgacaCAGAAGTGACCATTGAGAAGACCTTTCTTTGTGCATGCAGGTTTGGCCTCTATGACAGTGTCCTTCTTAATGGGTTTATTCTACAACACCATCTTGGCATGGGTCTTGTGGTACTCCTTTCATTCATTCTATAACCCACATCCCTGGCATCACTGTCCTACTAAAACCAACCACACAGGCAAGTAATAAACCAATAGTAATATTCAATGAGCATGTGGGGTATATTGCAACTTAATACACTGTGACTTTTTGCTACAGAACACAATGAAGAGTGCAAACAGAGCACACCTGTCCACTATTTTTGGTACCGAGAGACTCTAAATATCTCTCCAAACATTGAGAGCAGTGGAATCATACAATGGAAGCTGGTGATGTGTCTGGCCATAGCCTGGTGTATAGTCTATGTCTGCTTTATCTGTGGAATTGAGACCATTGGAAAGCTACACACTACACATTTATGTATGGTGACTATGGCCTTTGTCTCGTTCTTCCTTGTTAAAGAACCCATgcaatcaaaattggagttttgtggcttttagtccatgatAGATCAGCTTTAAAgccatctacagtatatgctagtgtacaAAATGAATTTGTACCTAGTCTCTTTCATCcgggaaaatgaaagaaaaaaaaaaatattggtgactcatcttgcactacacacatTTTTGTTCAATGAAACACACTCTAGGTTAAGAAACCTCCTACCTTTTTGATTCTGCAGGCAATATATTTGACAGCCACTTTTCCTATTGTGGTGCTCACCATTTTCCTGATCCAGTCCTTGACTCTCCCAGGTGCTACTTTTGGACTAATGCACCTCTTCATCCCTAATGTAGGTCCAAATCCAACACAAAATTAAATCTGACAATTTATGTGAATGTAAATTATGTGAATAAAATTTAACTTGTCTTTTTCTTCTGACAGTGGAAAACACTGAAGAACCCAAAAGTGTGGTTAGATGCTGCAACTCAGATATTCTTCTCTCTGTCATTAGCCTTTGGTGGGCTTATTGCATTTTCCAGTTATAACCCAGAAAAGTAAGTGACAAACATGCATGTTTTTCATGTGAAAAACTGTCAATCTCCCTCCTCtggaataaatactgtatatgaaactAACTATATAGTGTGTGAAGTCCTGGTTTCTATGGTATAATACTACACTGAAAAAGTGGTCAACTGCAATTGTTATCTCAAGGATTTCTATTTGATTTAACCTactgtataaaatatgcatttgtaggtgtaacctaatgtattcaggttgatacagtgatattaaattatatttctgACTTCAAtaaaaccagtaaaaaaaaatgtatgttacttGTCAAAACAGACTTTTCCTGTATGCATCAAATGTCACACATCATAtctaaaattattaatattggcCACTAAAAgggatgtaaaaatgcaaaaaatgcatcaCAATGCATCACAATGCATCACAATGCATCACAATGCATcaatatgtaattaaaaaaaatacatgcatTGATCATAgaatttaacaataaattataattactataaaaaTACCCAATATATTACTCATTCAGTTAATATCCAAAATACAATTCTTTACCAATTTTCCATGTAGAAATCCACCAAATCCAGATCCCCAATCTGCTAGTGGATACACATTTGAATTTCTCTCCAGTTACATTTAATGTCTAGgatatttttgaaaatgaattatAATTTACACCAAAATCAAACCTAATCATGACCAAACTTCATATTTCATGATGCAGCGCATGATTTCATAAAAAATCATAACTGAACAAAATCAAATTGTTATCACCCAAAGCCTCTAACACTGTCTACAggctataaaacaaaatgtgcattttcagcttcactgtatatctgtctgtttgCTCAGGAACAACTGTGAAAGAGATGCTGTCATCGGTGGTTGCATCAGTAGTGCAACATCGACCTATGCATCTATTCCAATCTTTGCAATCCTGGGCTTCAAGGCACAAACCAATTACAGAGAGTGCATGTAGTACAGGTAAGCACAACAGTAGGACCACAATAAAAAGTTTTATGGTGTTGTGCAAAATCTTtaaccttgttttttttatttctttttagtaATGTAAACAACTTGAAATACTTTTAATATTTTGGATCAGAACATTACAGAGACAATTTATAAAGAGCGGCTAACATATCTGACTGCTACAAATTATGGGCTTGTTGCAAGTCTTAACTTGACAACATGTGATATTCCTACATTTCTTAATCAGGTACAGTTGCATTTGATTAGTCGTACTATCAGAAAATGTAATGGCAGTACTTCCTCCTAATTTTGGTTAAATCATaacagtaattttaaatgtaCCGAACTGATTGCAAATTAGCAAACATTCcttttattttttgaatgtgtAATGGAAGATACAGTAGCATTAacaaataattaatcatttaatatgtgtttatgtgtcttCATTTTGTACTCAGAGTGCTTCAGGCACTGGCCTGTCATTCATTGTGTTCACAGAGGCAGTGACAAAGATGCCAGGCTCTCAGGTTTGGGCTGTGCTTTTTCTTTGTCATGCTTTGGGGATGTCCTCCATGTTTGGAAATCTGGAAGGGGTCCTAACCCCTCTGTTAGACCTGCACATTGTCCCCAAATGGATGCCCAAAGAGCTGTTTACAGGTAGGAGTCAAAAGGTTTCACTCATTTGGTGAGACACTGGTAAGAATTATTTTGGCAGGTGACCTTTTGTGAAATTTCAGCCATGTGATTTTAAGCACATATTAATGGGGTGTGAATGTGGTTTTGTCCATACTTTTGGccttgtatatgtacagtatgcccACTGAATGACATAGAATTCATAGATTCGTCTCCTAGGTCTAACATGCCTGATCTCCTTCAGTATTGCATTGATATTTTGTCTGGGAACTACTGGCTAGTCTGTGCCACTGCTAGTCGTTGCCTTTTTCGAGATCAAAGCCATGGTTTATATCTATGGTGTGAACAGGTATGTCACTATAAGTATTCAACAGCAATTGGTAGCTTTCATGAATGAAAAGTACAGAGCCATTAAATAATAAAGCAAGGCTTGCTTGTGAGCTAAaccttcattgttttgttttctgatgTGTCATGTAAGATAAAGAACATTATTTTCCCTTAGATCTAAAGGGTTCAATGTGCTGCATGCATTCTGTCATATTATCTGTGAATAATATTGTTTAGGCAGTACTGTGTGACTGTCTGATTGTTGTAAAATTGTATGGTACATATTACAATTATAACAAAGGCATAATTATGGCACTGCAATTAAATtaacatatataaaaaacatattttggtgTATAAGGATGTCAAGTGCTTGGtaacagtgtgtgagtgtgtgtgtgtgtgtgtgtgtgtgtgtgtgtgtgtgtgtgtgtgtgtgtgtgtgtgtgcatgtgtgtgtatgtgatttgAGTGACAGAGTGGTCCTTTTTTGTGATGTGGGGGGGTGAACCGTGACATTGTCCCCCCTTGTTGTCCCGTGCTGTGGAATATGCTGGCTGCCTTTGTCAGCTTGGGCTCGTTCTGCTTTTCTGGCAGTTTCATACAATGGTGCCCTCATGCACTGTGATGTTATCAAGCCCTTCAAAGTACGGCTGCTGGAGTACAGGCGTGCATGGAAGCATCCTTACCTGGGACAAATGGCAAAGGATAGCACATCCTTGAGACACAGCCAGCTCTCATAACAAGGAGGACCTCAAGGTGTCAAATAGCAGGTGAATTTCATTGCTGTCTGTCTTCTGTGGCTTGCTGATTTATAGTTGAGTGGTTTTCTCTGGTTTTCTGTGTATGTGAATATAATCATTGTACCTTATTTAGGCTCGctttttgtaaattatatttatttaataacattacaaaaacGTAAAAATGCTGAATTGCAAAATTCAATGTCAGGgattatgcaaaatattttttaaaccttCACTGTAAATACACATAGCGTTgattatttgtgatattattattaattactattACACAGTtctttggaatacttgattctgataaATTCTGGTCAGTTATTGCATTCACCACTAAATTATATGAGTAACCATTCTCCAAGGCAACACATTTCCTACACAGCTGTGCTAGGTATGTTTCTCTTGTCACTCTGTTGCTTTCTTTTCATgtaaatttaaactcaaatcagtatttcatgtccattGTTTATATGGTAAATAGCACCATAATAAGTGAATTAATGTGCAATTAAACAGTCATTATCGGTCCTTCAGGGTAATACAAGACCCCACCACTTCAAGTCGGGGTCCAGATGGTTTATTTTGTCATGAATAATGATCGATGGACTACTGTTAATTATCCCTTACTTGATTAATAATTTACTTGCATCATcatattgtgatatttttgaGCTGTATACTTCAAGTTGTCTTTTATTGCAGGTGCATACAGTAGGCCTCATTGTAGAGTATGGCAACCATGACAACAATTTAAATCTTCTTCAAACAGAGAATTTAAAGAAAGTGGGTTTGAGATTTTGTGAAATCATCGAATCACTTGATTAAGAAAGAGTCATGCTCTTCATGCAGGATGTCTCTTCGAACAGAGGGGGCCCAGTGTGGTGGTGTTGTGGAGTTTGATGGTGATAATAACAGAGATTCACCTGTGATGAAAGCCAGGAGCATACCAAGTATGTTTCTTCACTTGTATCTAACTATTCATTCAGTTGAAGTACAGTATACCAAGTGGTTTAATACCCTGAGGTGACAGAGATCGGAAACAGCTCTTCCCAACCATCCACCTTAAGTGGGATTCAGACTGTATAACTTTGAACAAGATTTTGCCGTCTgagacaaaattaattttgtcgTAAGGCAAAATCGGCAGTCTTTGATCCCTTAGTGTGACATGACCACAGATGGCTGATTAAATGAATCTTAGCCTCCAAGCAAGTTCCGGCAGTGTAAACTTTTTTTGTCACAGACATGCAGTGAGACTGCTACGGCCAGAAGACATAAAACACCCAGTCAGTGCTGTCAATCAGGACGACTGGGACCAAAGTCTTGGCTACGATTTGCATTGTACAGTTTGACATgatgtcgcacagtgtgccatggattttacccaagatctcactgggatcattttgtacagtctgacaagccacaatcttttttggggggggggttttcccctttttctcccaatttggaatgcccaattcccaatgtgcttttttaagtcctcgtggacgcgtagtgattcgcctcagtccgggtggcggaggacgaatcccagttgcctccgcgtctgagaccttcaacctgcgcatcttatcacgtggcttgttgagctcgttgccacggagacatagcacgtgtggaggcttcacgccatccactgcggcatccacgctcaactcaccacgcgccctaccgagaacgaatcacattatagcaaccacgtggaggttaccccatgtgactctaccctccctagcaaccaggccaatttggttgcttaggagacctggctggagtcactcagcacgccctgggattcgaactagcgaactccaggacaAGCCTCAATCTTGAAGGACCATAAAAACTTACAGTGTTCACCTTTTAGACAATATATTGCCATAGAATTTATATGGTGGAATTTCCATTAAACTAAAAGTTAAAAGTCCATTAAGCTGAAAAGGATTAGtcgcccacccccccccccccccaacaaaaattaaatgtagtcatcatttacttaccttcatgtcattccaaacttgtgtgaagaacagacagaAACTGAAGTCGTTAATCTTCCCCtttgctgcagctctcaaatttcagagtttggaataacatgagggcaagtaaatggtgccagaattataatttttaggcGAACTATGCCTCTAATTTGGAATAGTTTcactacaataaaaaaatagaagcGGGAAAACCGTTTTATATCTGCTATTTTAGAGGATGCTTAAAACAAGTCTGCAGATCTTGCTTGTTCTTGCTGGCTGGCATGAAATTGTGTATTATTCTATAATTACAGTGCATCCAAGCAATAAATCTTCTGATAACATTTATCTCTTAGGATCAGCCCTCATCTACCTCAAGGGCCCGAAGTTTCTCATCTATGTCAGTGGAGCGTTATCTATGTGGGTAAGGAGCCTTTTTATATATTCCATGCTGGGATGGTACTCAGTAAGCAGGGCATATGCCATGGCAGGCTGGCACagcattaaatgtttttcatgatgCTTGTAAAAGCATACAAAAGATGTGAAATATGATATATGAAGTATGATATTTTGAATGgagtctctctctttgtgtgcCAGGGTGATCGTATGTGGCATTTCGCCATTTCTGTCTTCCTGATTGAGCTGTATGGGCATAACCTGCTGTTAACGGCCATCTTTGGACTTGTGGTGGCTGGATCGGTGCTCTTTCTAGGAGCATTGATTGGAGATTGGGTTGACCGCAATCCAAGAAACAAAGGTGAAAGACTTACAGTATTACCACATACGTATTTTCTTTATGGAATGATCACTGGGTTGGGTACAAAAATATCCTTCTCTATGATTTCTCTGAAATGACTGAAACTCTGTAGCCTATACATGGGTGAATTACATGAAATCCGCCATTTCagtataataaaaataagaaattaccttattaaatgaagcatatttttaggaccattagatttcttttgcattgtgacataatttcCATGACAATAAAGGACAATTTTCAACCcagttattaaatgtattatttacatcaTGGCAGTATTTGCTGTACAGACTTTAATTTATGCTaattctaataataaaaaaaaccccaTTGTATTCCATTTTTACTTTAATACAGTAAacaattggggggcctgggtagctcagcaagtaaagatgctgactatcacacctggggtcgcaaattcgaatccaggacatgctgagtgactccagtcaggcttcctaagcaaccaattggcacggttgctagggtgggtagagttatgttgggttaacctcctcgtggtcgctataatgtggttctcgctctcggaggGGCACATGATGAGTTGTGTgtagatgccacggagaatagagtgaagcctccacacacgctaggtctccgcggtaatgcgctcaacaatacataaaatgcgcggattgactgtctcagacgcggaggcaactgagattcatcctctgccacccagattaaggcgagtcacAACACCACCACtaggatttagagtgcattaggaattgggcattccaaatttgggtgaaaaggggagaaaataaaaataaaaaaaaattaaaaaaaatacagtaaacaaTTATTGCAGTAATTAAAATCGATTGAAAATAATGattgagaataataataaaaaataaaaaaaaacctgagaAGTGCAATGCAATTTTTAGGggaaaatgtgtgtgattgtcatgaaaataatgttacaatgtaaaaatatatacttatattttttggtgtgaaatatgactcgaaaatgtttttttgagaaATTCACCTACATGATAATCTCAATAAACATGATTGAGAACGGCATGATAGTTTAAATAACATAAGCAGAAGCATCTTATGCCAGCAGCTGGTTTGAAGATTTGTTTCAAATATATTTCAATCACTGAAGGCCTGTTATCCTACCAGTATTTATTTCAAGCAAAGTATCATAATCTAATCTCCTCTCTATCACTCACTATAGTGGCCCACGCATCTCTGTTCATTCAGAATGTTTCAGTGACTGTCTGCAGCATCGTGCTCATGTTGGTGTTCTCTTACAAAAAGTGGATTGAGGAAATCTGGGATGGGTGGTTAACTGTAAGTCCCCCTGACATTGTTTGTACTCTCACCTGTACCTAAAAGATTTAAGTTGCATttgatcttaaagggatatttcacaaaagaaaaaaaaaaaaaaaaaacttgaattttGATCCTTgaattaccctcatgttgttccaaacctgtatgactttcttttttctgtggagctCAAAGAAAGATGTTCGGCATAATGTTatcctaagtcaccattcactttcattgcatttttttttttttttcaaacaatgaaagtgtaaatggtgactgaggttaacattgttcttttgtgttccaaggaagaaagaaagtcaaatgggtttgaaacaacataagggtgagtaaatgatgaaaggatttttcatttttggatgaactatcccttcagtTCTTATAGGAATACAGCCATGTGTTTAGAGTAACATTTTTGAATGCTATCTCTGCTACTGGCTAGTCACTGCTGAAAATTAGCATTCCTGCTGTTATGACATAGCATACATAGTAACATGTTGCATTACACAACTCACACAAGGTGGTTTGTTATACGGTGGTGATCGTCCTGGCAGATGTGGCAAACCTTGCCAGCACAGCTCTCACCATTGCCATCCAGAGGGATTGGATAGTGGTAATCACAGGCTACAACCGTGGTCACCTCGCAGGTATGACTGTTATTTCTGATTAAGTTTAAAGGGGTATTCAGTGTAGAATCATCATGGTCTATTtgagtatattttttattatttatctgcATGATGGACATCATCACTAGGTGTTAGTTTTAAAAGGTAAAATGTGTAATGTCTGCGCCACTTGCTTTATCAAATGGAATGGCAAAAGTAATGACTATTTTCAAACgtgtttcctgaacactccccctctACTGCCATTGGCCgagtagtcccgccccaaactcacgccattggttgagttactgtgtcaggctggtcggggtgcacacacaaacagagcaatgttttaataatgcaacagagccacagtatttacacttttctgggaaatcaacctataaatggctgGTTTTATGAATGGCTgaagttgtctttgcatattaagctggtacaGTAGAAGGCATTTAAACATCGAAAAAATCACACACTTCTTTAACAGCATAGTGCAACAAATAGAAATACTTATAAAATACATGCTTGTTTCTTTGgtaaactaatttttttattacttttacaaGATCATTCTAGAAATAAGTTTTGATTCCCTCCTAATGCAGGAATGAATGCAACAATGAGACGGATCGATCAGGTGACTAATATTCTGGCTCCGCTGGCAGTGGGTCAAGTAATGACCCTAGCCTCTAATGTGGTTGGCTGTGGCTTCATCTTGGGATGGAATCTGGTGTCCCTCATTGTAGAGTTCATCTTCCTCTCCAGAGTCTACCGTATCGTACCAGAACTGTCTGTCAAACCGCCAACAATGGAACATCAAAGCTAtttagagaagaaaagagaaagtaAACGCTCACAAGGTAAAGTTAATCTTGAGCAAAAACTGATATTAGGTTAATTACAAAGACTGATAATGGTTTAAAATGATCAAAAGTCAAACGATTAATATTCTGGagaatacatttataattaatagATATtatagaccccatgaaatggtttgacaaactcaatttctttcctgtgttgacagaTTTCCTATTAAAAAAGGAAGTTGGGGCAAGACATATCGAAGGGCTCgtccttaaaccattttataaaagtattttattggACAAACTGTTTTATACACCCCTGAGAATGCGCTCAAATAATCAACAAGCATCAGAATGAGTCATTGTATCTTTTTGGTCCATTCTAGGAGAGAAATAAAGATTGTTTTGTCGACTTTTGTCAGCCTCAAAGATAACAGACATGAATGAAAAGCcacaaaactaacaaaaaatttaaatatatgggGTCTTTAATTTGTAAGCTCTTGAAAAGTCTTGCTACTATTTCTGATAAGTATGATTGTATAACATTGCATGATGGCCAAATATCCCATTTCTCCTCTTTTATTCAGATACGACCTCAGTGTGTCCAACTGCAGCCATCTCTGCAGAGATCACCAGTAGCCTGCATTTACAAGAGATAACTAGAATACCAGTGTGCTTCCACCGCCTGCGCAGGCTCCTCAGCACCTGCCAAGAGGGATGGAGGGCATATTACAAACAACCTGTTTTCCTCGCCGGCCTGGGCCTGGCCTTCCTGTACACAACAGTGCTAGGCTTTGACTGCATCACCACAGGCTACGCCTACACCCAGGGCATCAGCGGCTCACTACTCAGCATATTAATGGGCGTGTCAGCTGTAGCAGGGCTTTTGGGCACTGTCCTTTTCACAAAGCTGCGGAAAGCATGTGGCCTGGTTAACACTGGGGTCATTTCCAGCGGTCTGCACCTTGGCTGCCTGTTGCTTTGTGTGTGCTCTGTGTTTGCCCCCGGTAGCCCCATGGACCTCAGTATACTATATATGGGGAATGCATCGGATGTGGGTGGGATGACAGGAGGTCACCAGAGGCATGGATACCCACTGCGTGGAGGCAGCAACCAGCCTCTGCTGCCGGATCGCTCCTCCATTCACTGGACTAATAACACTGTGTTGTTTGAGAATGCACCAGCAGGGACTGAACCTGAATCTTACATCTCCATCATCTTGCTGTTCCTTGGAGTCATTATGGCTAGAGTTGGTAAGTAGAAAGGTGCTTACATTTTAAGTATGGTCAGACTTTTACATTGATATACATGTGTGTTACATTGTAAATACACTAGTAAGGACTAAGAATGACAAATGAACAACTTGTACTGAAAAGGCAACATGTAATGGCATTTACGGCATTTAACTATGCTTCTGTTACTTCTGGTGtacccggaaagtattcacagcgcttcactttttccacattttatgttacaaccttattccaaaatggattaaattaattattttcctcaaaattctacaaacgatacaccataatgacaacgtgaatgaagtttgtttgaaatctttgcaaatgtattaaaaaaaaacaaaaatgaaaaaaatcacatgtacataagtattcacatcctttgccatgacactcaaaattgagctcaggtgcatcctgtttccactactcatccttgagatgtttctacaacttgattggagtccacgtgtggtaaattcagttgattggacatgatttggaaaggcacactcctgtctatataagatgccacagttaacagtgcatgtcagagcacaaaccaagccatgaagtccaaggaattgtctgtagacctccgagacaggattgtatcgaggcacagatctggagaagggtacagaaaaatttctgcagcattgaaggttccaatgagcacagtggcctccatcatccgtaaatggaagaagtttggaaccaccaggtctcttcctagagctggccgcccggccaaactgagcgatcgggggagaaggacctttgtcagggaggtgaccaagaacccgatggtcactctaacagagctccagcatttctctgtggagagaggagaaccttccagaacaacaaccatctctgcagcactccaccaatcaggcctgtatggtaaagtggccagacggaagccactcctcagtaaaaggcacatgacagcccacctggtgtttgccaaaaggcacctgaaggac comes from the Myxocyprinus asiaticus isolate MX2 ecotype Aquarium Trade chromosome 15, UBuf_Myxa_2, whole genome shotgun sequence genome and includes:
- the LOC127453056 gene encoding solute carrier family 40 member 1-like translates to MSLRTEGAQCGGVVEFDGDNNRDSPVMKARSIPRSALIYLKGPKFLIYVSGALSMWGDRMWHFAISVFLIELYGHNLLLTAIFGLVVAGSVLFLGALIGDWVDRNPRNKVAHASLFIQNVSVTVCSIVLMLVFSYKKWIEEIWDGWLTVVCYTVVIVLADVANLASTALTIAIQRDWIVVITGYNRGHLAGMNATMRRIDQVTNILAPLAVGQVMTLASNVVGCGFILGWNLVSLIVEFIFLSRVYRIVPELSVKPPTMEHQSYLEKKRESKRSQDTTSVCPTAAISAEITSSLHLQEITRIPVCFHRLRRLLSTCQEGWRAYYKQPVFLAGLGLAFLYTTVLGFDCITTGYAYTQGISGSLLSILMGVSAVAGLLGTVLFTKLRKACGLVNTGVISSGLHLGCLLLCVCSVFAPGSPMDLSILYMGNASDVGGMTGGHQRHGYPLRGGSNQPLLPDRSSIHWTNNTVLFENAPAGTEPESYISIILLFLGVIMARVGLWSFDLTVTQLLQETISESERGVVNGVQSSMNYLMDLLHFLMVISAPQPQHFGILVIISILFIFTGHTMYFLYARKAKRKQRTNT